One Rhea pennata isolate bPtePen1 chromosome 31, bPtePen1.pri, whole genome shotgun sequence genomic window carries:
- the ADAMTS4 gene encoding A disintegrin and metalloproteinase with thrombospondin motifs 4 encodes MRRALLALVAAACCRLAWPRAPAAAAAAAAAPGAVELRQAAAPECPVTAPPPPLLPLPPLPPAPRRTKRFASVPRYVETLVVADESMARFHGAGLKHYLLTVMAGAAKAFRHASLANPVELLVTRLVVLGEGTPGPPVTSNAAEMLRNFCEWQKDLNDPDEDSPLHFDTAILFTRQDLCGAATCNTLGMADVGTVCNPARSCSIVEDDGLQAAFTAAHELGHVFNMLHDDSKACEELNRRSGSSRRMMAPVMSSVDPDETWSPCSARFITDFLDNGHGRCLLDKPPEWLRLPSALPGSEYDADRQCQLAFGLESRHCPSPQPPCASLWCTGHVNGRSLCQTKHFPWADGTPCGSGKICRNGLCVSRGAAKAFDTPVHGAWGSWGPWGECSRSCGGGVRFSRRACDKPAPRNGGKYCEGKRVQFRSCNVDACPGTTPLTFREQQCAAYNYRSDLFKGFPAPMDWVPRYSGVAEKDQCKLTCQSEALGYYHVLEPRVADGTPCSPESTSVCVQGRCIPAGCDRVIGSKKKFDKCMKCGGDGSSCTKVYGSFAKARYGYNDVVTIPAGATHVLVRQISAAGGEDVFLALRRPDGASLLNGNYVLVPSETDVKLAGGVTLRYSGATKTVETLAGRGPLQQPLVLQALVVNEQRAPRLKYSFFVPRAKKHPSPAWEKQKAEILEILKSRRRSK; translated from the exons ATGCGCCGCGCGCTCCTGGCGCTCGTGGCCGCCGCGTGCTGCCGTCTCGCGTGgccgcgcgctcccgccgccgccgccgccgccgccgccgcgcccggggccgTCGAGCTCCGCCAAGCGGCCGCGCCCGAGTGTCCCGTgacggcgccgccgccgccgctgctgccgctgccgccgctgccgccggctccGAGGAGAACCAAG CGCTTCGCCTCGGTGCCGCGCTACGTGGAAACGCTGGTGGTGGCCGACGAGTCGATGGCCCGCTTCCACGGCGCGGGGCTCAAGCACTACCTGCTCACGGTGATGGCCGGCGCCGCCAAGGCCTTCCGGCACGCCAGCCTGGCGAACCCCGTGGAGCTGCTGGTGACGCGGCTGGTGGTGCTGGGCGAGGGCACCCCGGGGCCCCCCGTCACCTCCAACGCCGCCGAGATGCTGCGCAACTTCTGCGAGTGGCAGAAGGACCTCAACGACCCCGACGAGGACAGTCCCCTGCACTTCGACACAGCTATCCTCTTCACCCGGCAG gACCTGTGCGGCGCGGCCACCTGCAACACGCTGGGCATGGCCGACGTGGGCACCGTCTGCAACCCCGCGCGGAGCTGCTCCATCGTGGAGGACGACGGGCTGCAGGCGGCCTTCACGGCCGCCCACGAGCTCG GCCACGTCTTCAACATGCTGCACGACGACTCCAAGGCTTGCGAGGAGCTGAACCGCCGCTCGGGCTCCTCGCGCCGCATGATGGCCCCGGTGATGTCCTCCGTGGACCCCGACGAGACGTGGTCCCCTTGCAGCGCTCGCTTCATCACCGATTTCTTGGACAACGGGCACG GTCGCTGCCTCCTGGACAAGCCTCCGGAGTGGTTGCGGTTGCCTTCGGCGCTGCCGGGCAGCGAGTACGACGCCGACCGGCAGTGCCAGCTCGCTTTCGGTCTCGAATCGCGTCACTGCCCCAGCCCGCAACCTCCCTGCGCTTCGCTCTGGTGCACCGGCCACGTCAACGGGCGCTCGCTGTGCCAGACCAAGCACTTCCCGTGGGCCGACGGCACGCCGTGCGGCTCCGGCAAGATCTGCCGCAACGGGCTGTGCGTGAGCCGGGGCGCCGCGAAGGCTTTCGAT ACGCCCGTGCACGGCGCCTGGGGGTCCTGGGGCCCGTGGGGCGAGTGCTCGAggagctgcggcggcggcgtgcGCTTTTCCCGGCGGGCCTGCGACAAGCCAGCGCCCCGCAACGGCGGCAAGTACTGCGAGGGCAAACGGGTCCAGTTCCGCTCCTGCAACGTGGACGCCTGTCCCGGGACCACCC CTCTCACCTTCCGGGAACAGCAATGCGCCGCCTACAACTACCGCTCTGACCTCTTCAAGGGCTTCCCGGCACCCATGGACTGGGTGCCGCGCTACAGCGGCGTCGCCGAGAAGGACCAGTGCAAGCTGACCTGTCAGTCGGAGGCGCTGGGCTACTACCACGTGCTGGAGCCGAGG GTGGCCGACGGGACGCCCTGCTCCCCCGAGAGCACCTCGGTGTGCGTGCAGGGCCGCTGCATCCCCGCCGGCTGCGACCGCGTCATCGGCTCCAAAAAGAAGTTCGATAAGTGCATGAAGTGCGGCGGTGACGGCTCCAGCTGCACCAAGGTCTACGGCTCCTTCGCCAAAGCCCG ctACGGCTACAACGACGTGGTCACCATCCCGGCGGGAGCCACGCACGTCCTCGTCCGGCAGATctcggcggcgggcggcgaggacGTTTTCCTGGCGCTGCGGCGGCCGGACGGCGCCTCCCTCCTGAACGGCAACTACGTCTTGGTGCCGTCGGAGACGGACGTCAAGCTGGCCGGCGGCGTCACGTTGCGCTACAGCGGGGCCACCAAGACCGTGGAGACGCTGGCCGGCCGCGGGCCGCTGCAGCAGCCGCTGGTGCTGCAGGCCTTGGTGGTGAATGAGCAGCGGGCGCCACGGCTCAAATACAGCTTCTTCGTGCCCCGGGCAAAGAAACACCCGTCGCCGGCgtgggagaagcagaaagccGAGATCCTGGAGATCTTGAAGAGCCGCCGACGCTCCAAGTAG
- the FCER1G gene encoding high affinity immunoglobulin epsilon receptor subunit gamma isoform X1: MVAHLVLVLALLLQAQAAEALREPELCYVLDAILFIYGVVLTVLYCHLKVQVQRASKDRAGKEVENERETSRNGSKIAPREVAPAPKAPEGIGECWASPRKETTSTPDLAWKATRRTKPSSPKTPRGVTERHGPPLGITQQGFPVPWPFPPPAAPGSAQPRRSQRRRAADVPPRPSRLALTLETAIPEDQSGPHCPFHPPSSPGWIYPREVGAGRPFTNSAVETGKLQQWGRRKRSPSSSAGTEEALGLGIGQGRRPFMG; encoded by the exons ATGGTTGCCCACCTTGTGCTCGTCTTGGCGCTGCTCCTCCAGGCCCAAGCGGCAG AGGCCCTGAGGGAGCCGGAGCTGTGCTACGTCCTGGACGCCATCCTCTTCATCTACGGCGTCGTCCTCACCGTCCTTTATTGCCACCTGAAG GTCCAGGTTCAGAGAGCATCCAAGGACAGAGCAGGCAAGGAG gtggaaaatgaaagggaaacGTCAAGAAACGGGAGCAAAATTGCGCCGAGGGAAGTCGCACCTGCCCCGAAGGCTCCCGAGGGAATCGGCGAGTGCTGGGCAAGCCCAAG aaaggagacCACATCTACACC GGACTTAGCATGGAAAGCCACGAGACGTACGAAACCCTCCAGCCCCAAAACTCCTAGGGGGGTCACGGAGCGGCACGGACCCCCCCTTGGCATCACCCAGCAGGGCTTTCCTGTGCCCTGGCCCTTCCCGCCACCCGCTGCGCCAGGCTCGGCTCAGCCTCGCCGTTCCCAGCGCAGAAGAGCTGCAGATGTTCCTCCTCGACCCTCGCGCTTGGCATTGACCCTTGAAACAGCCATCCCCGAAGACCAAAGCGGACCCCACTGCCCTTTCCATCCTCCGTCCTCTCCTGGCTGGATTTATCCGAGGGAGGTCGGAGCAGGACGACCATTTACAAATTCTGCTGTAGAAACTGGCAAGCTCCAGCaatggggaagaaggaaaaggtcTCCAAGTTCCTCAGCTGGGACTGAGGAAGCTCTTGGCCTGGGGATTGGCCAAGGGAGACGTCCCTTCATGGGATGA
- the LOC134152502 gene encoding palmitoyltransferase ZDHHC3-like: MAAAPGRCGRDPCGALCLLLTYLSVGYADYVVLTHVLLQPGFRGSLWCPFHAVAFNLVVFLLLACHARAVLADPGVVPLPATAIDFSDLRSGAQRKAERSNEDWTVCNRCETYRPPRAHHCRVCHRCVRRMDHHCPWINNCVGELNQKYFIQFLFYTGLASLYAVGLVLAAWLWPTDRSAAGTVAAVGRDVPNNRVRTAHCVVLLVESVLFGAFVTVIFYDQVTSIITDETPLEQLRNRVLKEANRDVAHSRKPKLALLREVFGRGFVICWFFPWNCSAPSGTGAAYSYLPDYDV; encoded by the exons atggcggcggcgccgggccggtGCGGGCGGGACCCGTGCGGCGcgctgtgcctgctgctcaCCTACCTGAGCGTGGGCTACGCCGACTACGTGGTGCTCACCCACGTCCTGCTGCAGCCCGGCTTCCGGGGCAG CCTGTGGTGCCCCTTCCACGCCGTGGCCTTCAACCTCGTCgtcttcctgctgctggcctgccACGCGCGCGCCGTCCTCGCCGACCCCG gcgtGGTTCCCCTCCCCGCCACCGCCATCGACTTCTCGGACCTGCGCAGCGGCGCCCAGCGGAAGGCCGAGCGG AGCAATGAGGACTGGACGGTGTGCAACCGCTGCGAGACGtaccgcccgccccgcgcccacCACTGCCGCGTCTGCCACCGCTGCGTGCGCCGCATGGACCACCACTGTCCCTG GATTAACAACTGTGTTGGAGAGTTAAACCAGAAATACTTCATCCAGTTCCTCTTCTATACTG GGCTGGCCAGTCTCTACGCCGtggggctggtgctggctgcctggctgtgGCCGACAGACAGGAGTGCAGCGGGGACGGTGGCGGCAGTGGGAAGAGACGTCCCCAACAACCGGGTCCGGAC AGCTCACTGCGTCGTCCTGCTGGTGGAGTCCGTCCTCTTCGGGGCGTTCGTCACCGTCATATTTTACGACCAG GTCACGTCGATCATCACGGACGAGACCCCCCTGGAGCAGCTCCGCAACCGGGTGCTGAAGGAGGCGAATCGGGACGTGGCGCACAGCCGGAAACCCAAGCTCGCGCTGCTGCGGGAGGTGTTCGGCAGAG GCTTTGTGATCTGCTGGTTTTTCCCGTGGAACTGCAGCGCCCCGTCGGGCACGGGCGCCGCTTACAGCTACCTGCCCGACTACGACGTGTGA
- the PPOX gene encoding protoporphyrinogen oxidase, which yields MPRTVAVVGGGISGLAACYHLARSPQAPKVVLLEASARVGGWLQSTRTEDGALFEHGPRGIRPAGVVGRDTLHMVSELGLERDVLPVPGDHPASRNRFLYVRGALHKLPSGLGGLLRPVPPFSRALFWSGLQDLLAPAGTQPDETVHAFVQRRFGEEVADIAVDSLCRGVFAGDCRALSVRSCFPPLFEAEQRRRSVLLGLLLGRGKNPGAESALSRRARAERWSQWSLRGGMESLAEALAAFLRQRGVELRCRAPLRRLQREPGGGWQLVLTDGTVTADHVVSAIPAAALAEALPAEAEPLARELRHIPAVTVAVVNLQYEGTELPVTGFGHLVPSSEDSSVLGIVYDSVAFPEHDRPGAASLRLTVMLGGAWFAQSFGDPAAAAPALLLRRAQDAVRAHLGLEAAPSRSIVKVHEACIPQYTLGHWRRTESIGRYLTERGLPLSVVGASYAGVSVNDCIASAKAAVSRLLGQPC from the exons ATGCCGCGGACGGTGGCTGTCGTCGGCGGGGGCATCAGCGGCCTGGCCGCCTGCTACCACCTGGCTCGCAGCCCCCAGGCGCCCAAG GTAGTGCTGCTGGAAGCCAGCGCCCGCGTGGGCGGGTGGCTCCAGTCCACCCGCACCGAGGATGGGGCCCTGTTCGAGCATGGACCCCGGGGCATCCGCCCTGCGGGTGTCGTGGGCAGGGACACGCTGCACATG GTCTCCGAGCTCGGCCTCGAACGTGACGTCCTGCCCGTCCCCGGGGACCACCCGGCCTCCAGGAACCGCTTCCTCTACGTGCGCGGGGCTCTGCACAAGCTGCCCTCCGGCCTCGG GGGACTTCTCCGGCCGGTGCCGCCCTTCTCGCGGGCCCTATTTTGGAGCGGCCTGCAGGACCTGCTGGCACCCGCCGGCACCCAGCCCGATGAGACCGTGCACGCCTTCGTCCAGCGGCGCTTCGGCGAGGAG GTGGCCGACATCGCCGTGGACAGCTTGTGCCGAGGGGTGTTCGCCGGGGACTGCCGGGCGCTGAGCGTGCGCTCGTGCTTCCCCCCGCTCTTCGAGGCCGAGCAGCGCCGGCGCTCTGtcctcctggggctgctgctgggccgAG GGAAAAACCCCGGGGCCGAGTCGGCGCTgagccggcgggcgcgggccgaGCGCTGGAGCCAGTGGTCGCTGCGGGGTGGCATGGAGAGCCTGGCCGAGGCGTTGGCCGCCTTCCTGCGCCAACGCGGCGTGGAGCTGCGCTGCCGCGCGCCCCTGCGGCGCCTGCagcgggagcccggcggcggctggCAG CTCGTCCTGACGGATGGCACCGTGACAGCCGACCACGTGGTGAGCGCCATCCCGGCTGCAG CCCTGGCCGAGGCGCTCCCCGCCGAGGCCGAGCCGCTCGCCCGGGAGCTGCGGCACATCCCCGCTGTGACGGTGGCCGTGGTGAACCTGCAGTACGAGGGCACCGAGCTGCCCGTCACG GGCTTTGGGCACCTGGTGCCCTCGTCCGAAGACAGCTCCGTGCTGGGCATCGTCTACGACTCGGTGGCCTTCCCGGAGCACGACCGCCCGGGTGCCGCCTCGCTGCGGCTGACG GTGATGCTGGGAGGCGCCTGGTTCGCGCAGAGCTTCGGGGACCCTGCGGCTGCGGCGCCGGCCCTGCTGCTGCGCCGGGCGCAGGACGCCGTGCGGGCGCACTTGGGCCTCGAGGCTGCCCCGTCCCGCTCCATCGTCAAGGTGCACGAG GCTTGCATCCCCCAGTACACGCTGGGCCACTGGCGCCGCACAG AGAGCATCGGCCGGTACCTGACGGAACGGGGGCTGCCGCTGAGTGTCGTCGGGGCGTCCTACGCCGGCGTCTCCGTCAACGACTGCATCGCCAGCGCCAAGGCGGCCGTGAGCCGGCTCCTGGGGCAGCCGTGCTGA
- the NDUFS2 gene encoding NADH dehydrogenase [ubiquinone] iron-sulfur protein 2, mitochondrial — translation MAALRALWRLRAPSGPRLGAAPARAARQWQPDVEWAQQFAGAVMYPSKETEKWVPPPWNDKDPPAQKKVSSLTINFGPQHPAAHGVLRLVMELSGETVKRCDPHVGLLHRGTEKLIEYKTYLQALPYFDRLDYVSMMCNEQAYSLAVEKLLNIRPPLRAQWIRVLFAEITRLLNHIMAVTTHALDIGAMTPFFWMFEEREKMFEFYERVSGARMHAAYIRPGGVHQDLPLGLMDDIYEFVKNFSTRIDEVEEMLTNNRIWKNRTVDIGVITAEEALNYGFSGVMLRGSGIHWDLRKTQPYDVYDQVEFDVPIGSRGDCYDRYLCRVEEMRQSLRIILQCLNKMPEGEIKVDDAKISPPKRAEMKTSMESLIHHFKLYTEGYQVPPGATYTAIEAPKGEFGVYLVSDGSSRPYRCKIKAPGFAHLAGLDRMSQGHMLADVVAIIGTQDIVFGEVDR, via the exons AtggcggcgctgcgggcgctGTGGCGGCTGCGGGCACCTTCAGGGCCGCGGctgggggcggccccggccag GGCGGCGCGGCAATGGCAGCCCGACGTGGAGTGGGCGCAGCAGTTCGCCGGCGCCGTCATGTACCCGTCCAAGGAGACGGAGAAGTGGGTGCCGCCGCCCTGGAACG ACAAGGACCCTCCAGCTCAGAAGAAGGTCTCTAGCTTGACAATAAACTTTGGGCCGCAGCACCCAGCTGCCCATGGGGTCCTGCGGCTGGTCATGGAGCTGAGCGGGGAGACTGTGAAGAGGTGCGACCCACACGTTGGCCTGCTGCACCGAGGCACTGAGAAGCTCATTGAGTACAAGACTTACCTCCAG GCCTTGCCTTATTTTGACCGTCTTGACTACGTGTCCATGATGTGCAATGAACAAGCCTATTCCCTGGCCGTGGAGAAGCTCCTCAACATCCGTCCGCCTTTGAGGGCTCAGTGGATCCGAG TCCTCTTTGCAGAGATAACCCGGCTCCTGAATCACATTATGGCTGTCACCACGCATGCACTGGACATCGGGGCGATGACCCCGTTCTTCTGGATGtttgaggagagagagaag ATGTTTGAGTTCTACGAGCGGGTCTCCGGGGCTCGGATGCACGCCGCCTACATCCGACCTGGTGGGGTGCACCAG GACCTGCCCCTGGGGCTGATGGACGACATCTATGAGTTTGTGAAGAATTTCTCCACGCGGATAGATGAGGTGGAAGAG atgCTCACTAACAACCGCATTTGGAAGAACCGCACGGTTGACATCGGGGTCATAACGGCAGAGGAGGCTCTCAACTATGGGTTCAG TGGGGTGATGCTACGGGGTTCAGGGATCCACTGGGATCTGCGCAAAACGCAGCCCTACGACGTGTACGACCAGGTGGAGTTCGACGTCCCCATCGGCTCTCGAGGCGACTGCTACGACAG GTACCTGTGCCGTGTCGAGGAGATGCGCCAGTCTCTCCGCATCATCCTTCAGTGCCTCAACAAGATGCCCGAGGGGGAGATCAAAGTGGACGACGCCAAAATCTCCCCTCCAAAAAGGGCAGAGATGAAG ACCTCCATGGAGTCCCTGATACATCACTTCAAGCTCTACACGGAGGGCTACCAGGTGCCCCCTGGAGCGACCTACACAGCCATCGAAGCCCCCAAG GGTGAATTCGGTGTCTACCTTGTCTCGGACGGCAGCAGCCGCCCCTACCGCTGCAAGATCAAGGCACCTGGATTTGCTCACCTG GCCGGACTGGATAGGATGTCGCAGGGCCACATGCTGGCAGATGTCGTGGCCATCATCG GCACACAGGACATCGTCTTCGGAGAAGTGGACCGGTGA
- the FCER1G gene encoding high affinity immunoglobulin epsilon receptor subunit gamma isoform X4, protein MVAHLVLVLALLLQAQAAEALREPELCYVLDAILFIYGVVLTVLYCHLKVQVQRASKDRAGKEKGDHIYTGLSMESHETYETLQPQNS, encoded by the exons ATGGTTGCCCACCTTGTGCTCGTCTTGGCGCTGCTCCTCCAGGCCCAAGCGGCAG AGGCCCTGAGGGAGCCGGAGCTGTGCTACGTCCTGGACGCCATCCTCTTCATCTACGGCGTCGTCCTCACCGTCCTTTATTGCCACCTGAAG GTCCAGGTTCAGAGAGCATCCAAGGACAGAGCAGGCAAGGAG aaaggagacCACATCTACACC GGACTTAGCATGGAAAGCCACGAGACGTACGAAACCCTCCAGCCCCAAAACTCCTAG
- the FCER1G gene encoding high affinity immunoglobulin epsilon receptor subunit gamma isoform X3, with amino-acid sequence MVAHLVLVLALLLQAQAAEALREPELCYVLDAILFIYGVVLTVLYCHLKVQVQRASKDRAGKEQKGDHIYTGLSMESHETYETLQPQNS; translated from the exons ATGGTTGCCCACCTTGTGCTCGTCTTGGCGCTGCTCCTCCAGGCCCAAGCGGCAG AGGCCCTGAGGGAGCCGGAGCTGTGCTACGTCCTGGACGCCATCCTCTTCATCTACGGCGTCGTCCTCACCGTCCTTTATTGCCACCTGAAG GTCCAGGTTCAGAGAGCATCCAAGGACAGAGCAGGCAAGGAG cagaaaggagacCACATCTACACC GGACTTAGCATGGAAAGCCACGAGACGTACGAAACCCTCCAGCCCCAAAACTCCTAG
- the FCER1G gene encoding high affinity immunoglobulin epsilon receptor subunit gamma isoform X2 — protein sequence MVAHLVLVLALLLQAQAAEALREPELCYVLDAILFIYGVVLTVLYCHLKFSFFLFCSRKETTSTPDLAWKATRRTKPSSPKTPRGVTERHGPPLGITQQGFPVPWPFPPPAAPGSAQPRRSQRRRAADVPPRPSRLALTLETAIPEDQSGPHCPFHPPSSPGWIYPREVGAGRPFTNSAVETGKLQQWGRRKRSPSSSAGTEEALGLGIGQGRRPFMG from the exons ATGGTTGCCCACCTTGTGCTCGTCTTGGCGCTGCTCCTCCAGGCCCAAGCGGCAG AGGCCCTGAGGGAGCCGGAGCTGTGCTACGTCCTGGACGCCATCCTCTTCATCTACGGCGTCGTCCTCACCGTCCTTTATTGCCACCTGAAG ttctctttctttctcttctgcagcagaaaggagacCACATCTACACC GGACTTAGCATGGAAAGCCACGAGACGTACGAAACCCTCCAGCCCCAAAACTCCTAGGGGGGTCACGGAGCGGCACGGACCCCCCCTTGGCATCACCCAGCAGGGCTTTCCTGTGCCCTGGCCCTTCCCGCCACCCGCTGCGCCAGGCTCGGCTCAGCCTCGCCGTTCCCAGCGCAGAAGAGCTGCAGATGTTCCTCCTCGACCCTCGCGCTTGGCATTGACCCTTGAAACAGCCATCCCCGAAGACCAAAGCGGACCCCACTGCCCTTTCCATCCTCCGTCCTCTCCTGGCTGGATTTATCCGAGGGAGGTCGGAGCAGGACGACCATTTACAAATTCTGCTGTAGAAACTGGCAAGCTCCAGCaatggggaagaaggaaaaggtcTCCAAGTTCCTCAGCTGGGACTGAGGAAGCTCTTGGCCTGGGGATTGGCCAAGGGAGACGTCCCTTCATGGGATGA
- the B4GALT3 gene encoding beta-1,4-galactosyltransferase 3 produces the protein MLRRLLDRPCTLALLIGFQFAFMAYFSLGGFRNLTSIFGRETSPVFDYSRTHDIYANLSRLLPREPLRSDPAQPLPYCPERSPYLIGPLTVSFSRVPTLEQIQVKNPAVSEGGRYQPSTCESRSRTAIIIPHRNRETHLGHLLYYLHPFLQRQQLQYGIYVVHQAGNSTFNRAKLLNVGVKEALKDEEWDCLFLHDVDLIPENDHNLYTCDPWNPKHVSVAMNKFGYSLPYPQYFGGVSALTPDQYMKINGFPNEYWGWGGEDDDIATRVRLAGMKIARPPISIGHYKMVKHKSDKGNEENPHRFDLLIRTQRMWTQDGMNSLTYTLLAKHLHPLYTNLTVDIGTDPRAGQGRKGLAPGHEGQRYQSSSSLFRQEMLRKLPRATMGWGTQGLYLPNVLGQALAPRVSPGPTGPTRRPGSGAVANSTQGDANGAKVNAPPRTGSQPAQPRSFQKGQV, from the exons ATGCTGCGGCGCCTGCTCGACCGGCCCTGCACCCTGGCCCTGCTCATCGGCTTCCAGTTCGCTTTCATGGCCTACTTCTCGCTGGGCGGCTTCCGcaacctcacctccatcttCGGGCGTGAAACCAGCCCCGTCTTCGACTACTCCCGCACCCACGACATCTACGCCAACCTGAGCCGCCTCCTGCCGCGGGAGCCTCTCCGCAGCGACCCTGCGCAGCCTCTGCCCTACTGCCCCGAGCGCTCGCCCTACCTCA TCGGCCCATTGACGGTGAGTTTCAGCCGGGTGCCCACGCTAGAGCAGATCCAGGTGAAGAACCCGGCTGTGAGCGAGGGCGGCCGTTACCAACCCTCCACCTGTGAGTCCCGGTCCCGCACGGCCATCATCATCCCGCACCGCAACCGCGAGACCCACCTGGGCCACCTGCTCTACTACCTGCACCCCTTCCTGCAGCGCCAGCAGCTCCAGTATGGCATCTACGTGGTGCACCAG GCGGGAAACTCCACCTTCAACCGAGCCAAGCTGCTGAACGTGGGGGTGAAGGAGGCGCTCAAGGACGAGGAGTGGGACTGTCTCTTTCTCCACGACGTTGACCTCATCCCCGAGAACGACCACAACCTCTACACGTGCGACCCCTGGAACCCCAAGCACGTCTCCGTTGCCATGAACAAATTCGGCTACAG CCTGCCGTACCCACAGTACTTCGGGGGAGTCTCAGCTCTCACCCCCGACCAGTACATGAAGATCAACGGTTTCCCCAACGAATACTGGGGGTGGGGTGGTGAGGACGATGACATTGCTACCAG GGTGCGCCTGGCCGGCATGAAGATCGCCCGCCCGCCCATCTCCATCGGCCACTACAAGATGGTGAAGCACAAGAGCGACAAGGGCAACGAGGAGAACCCGCACAG gTTTGACCTGCTGATCCGCACCCAGCGCATGTGGACGCAGGACGGGATGAACTCCCTCACGTACACGCTGCTGGCCAAGCACCTGCACCCGCTCTACACCAACCTCACAGTGGACATCGGGACGGACCCGCGCGCCGGCCAGGGCCGCAAGGGGCTCGCGCCCGGCCACGAGGGGCAGAGGTAccagagcagctccagcctCTTCAGGCAGGAGATGCTGCGCAAGCTGCCCCGCGCCACGATGGGATGGGGGACCCAGGGGCTGTATCTGCCCAACGTGCTCGGCCAGGCCTTGGCCCCACGAGTGTCTCCAGGGCCCACGGGCCCCACGCGCCGGCCTGGGAGCGGCGCAGTGGCTAATAGCACCCAGGGCGATGCCAACGGAGCGAAAGTCAACGCCCCCCCCCGCACTGGGAGCCAGCCAGCGCAGCCCAGAAGCTTTCAGAAAGGGCAAGTCTGA